A stretch of Acidobacteriota bacterium DNA encodes these proteins:
- a CDS encoding DUF4159 domain-containing protein gives MRHRWLVVALIVAAMLPLSAQRRRGGGFRMGGFVPMPAAVPYDAKFSIVRLWYANYPGWSYDYPDMEQHLNLILPELTAITPSPNGGTVLKMDDPELMKFPLAYLSEPGYWYPSETEVAGLRTYIEKGGFLIVDDFHFQDEWNVFEVAMTRVLPKARIVRLDISHPIFNTFFAIKTLDVPYPGQMGQQGLMGEFYGIYENNDPTKRLSVVINYNMDIGDYMEHSAEGIYAVDPTNEAYKFGINYLLYGMTR, from the coding sequence ATGCGACATCGCTGGCTGGTGGTGGCCCTGATTGTGGCGGCCATGCTCCCGCTTTCTGCGCAAAGGCGCCGTGGCGGCGGCTTCAGGATGGGCGGCTTTGTCCCCATGCCCGCGGCGGTGCCCTACGACGCAAAGTTCTCGATCGTGCGTCTCTGGTATGCCAATTACCCCGGGTGGTCCTACGACTATCCGGACATGGAGCAGCACCTGAACCTGATCCTGCCGGAGCTCACCGCGATCACGCCGAGTCCCAACGGCGGCACTGTGCTCAAGATGGACGACCCGGAGTTGATGAAGTTTCCTCTGGCCTACCTGTCGGAGCCCGGCTACTGGTATCCGAGCGAGACCGAGGTCGCGGGCCTGCGCACCTACATCGAAAAGGGCGGCTTCCTGATCGTTGACGACTTCCATTTTCAAGATGAATGGAACGTGTTCGAAGTGGCGATGACACGCGTGCTGCCCAAGGCGCGTATCGTCAGGCTCGACATCTCGCATCCGATTTTTAATACGTTCTTCGCGATCAAGACGCTGGATGTGCCGTACCCGGGGCAGATGGGCCAGCAGGGCTTGATGGGCGAGTTCTACGGCATCTACGAGAACAACGACCCCACCAAACGCCTGTCGGTGGTGATCAACTACAACATGGACATCGGCGACTACATGGAACACTCCGCCGAAGGCATCTACGCGGTTGATCCCACAAACGAAGCATACAAATTCGGAATCAACTACCTGCTGTACGGGATGACGCGGTAA
- a CDS encoding cyanophycinase — translation MFAPMTWKRSLVLRAAVVACVIAGPLASQEPAWPTTVTRGELYDHYLTGNEADVKPATTGGVLLAGGGTDQPDAFKWLFAHAGGGDIVVLRASGADGYHPFAMKIGGLDSIESFVVKSREASSDPKLLERLGRAEAIFFAGGDQSKYVTFFKDSPVETMVNAAAARGVPVGGTSAGLAILSEFSYSAMRASITTAQALADPLSPDITLDKDFLSLKYLDGLITDSHVVERSRLGRTVAFMARLHQDGWLKANGATPARPARALAIDRETAVLLERDGTATVVGPNTAYFMEAAQPPQQYRAGTPLTYHPIQVYKVTRASTFNFTTWSGTGGQSLTFEIRDGVFQER, via the coding sequence ATGTTTGCACCGATGACGTGGAAGCGCAGCCTGGTGCTACGCGCAGCTGTTGTGGCGTGTGTGATCGCCGGGCCATTGGCCTCCCAGGAGCCGGCGTGGCCGACGACGGTGACGCGCGGCGAGTTGTATGACCACTATCTGACCGGCAACGAAGCGGATGTGAAGCCGGCCACCACCGGTGGAGTGTTGCTGGCGGGTGGCGGGACGGATCAGCCTGACGCGTTCAAGTGGCTGTTCGCGCATGCGGGCGGCGGCGACATCGTGGTGCTGCGTGCGTCCGGGGCCGACGGCTATCACCCCTTCGCCATGAAGATCGGTGGCCTGGACTCGATCGAAAGTTTTGTCGTCAAGTCTCGCGAGGCGTCGTCTGACCCGAAGCTCCTGGAACGCCTGGGACGCGCCGAGGCGATCTTCTTCGCCGGCGGTGATCAGAGCAAGTACGTCACGTTCTTCAAAGACTCACCGGTGGAGACGATGGTCAACGCGGCCGCGGCCCGTGGGGTGCCGGTCGGCGGTACGTCAGCCGGACTGGCGATCCTCAGTGAGTTTTCGTACTCCGCCATGCGCGCGTCGATCACCACAGCGCAGGCGCTGGCCGATCCGCTGTCGCCGGACATCACCCTCGACAAGGACTTCCTTTCCTTGAAGTACTTGGACGGGCTCATCACCGACAGCCACGTGGTGGAACGAAGCAGGCTTGGACGCACCGTCGCCTTCATGGCGCGCCTGCACCAGGATGGCTGGCTGAAGGCGAATGGCGCCACTCCGGCTCGTCCGGCCCGTGCGCTGGCGATCGATCGTGAGACGGCCGTCCTGCTGGAACGCGATGGCACCGCCACCGTCGTAGGCCCCAACACCGCGTACTTCATGGAAGCCGCCCAACCGCCGCAGCAATACCGCGCCGGCACGCCGCTCACCTATCACCCGATTCAAGTCTACAAAGTGACGCGCGCCTCTACGTTCAACTTCACGACGTGGTCGGGCACAGGAGGCCAGTCGCTCACGTTTGAGATCAGGGACGGCGTGTTCCAGGAGCGCTGA
- a CDS encoding class I SAM-dependent methyltransferase, translating into MIADPRLTTWLVALEARHMANLTRQEFTRAVRALSARYVERRSQLPERSPLDSAGKRAAFALFYAPVHLLTTREAIAHLGVRTDMSSLVDLGCGTGVCSAAWALLHETPPFITGIDAHPWALDEARWNWRTLGLRGQATRGDLVAAARNLLKQSDAVLARTGVIAGWSINELAKPERAQLLEAIDQLLGRGVTLVILEPLARGVTPWWDEWVERLAPRGIVSGDVKTDTDLPAPLDSFSDAAGFRQKGLGARCLHR; encoded by the coding sequence ATGATTGCGGACCCAAGACTCACGACATGGCTTGTGGCGCTCGAAGCGCGCCACATGGCCAACCTGACGCGCCAGGAATTCACGCGAGCCGTTCGTGCGCTCTCGGCGCGTTATGTGGAACGACGCAGCCAGTTGCCCGAGCGGTCACCCCTGGATTCGGCCGGCAAGCGCGCGGCGTTCGCACTCTTTTATGCACCGGTCCACCTGCTGACGACACGCGAGGCGATTGCGCACCTTGGCGTGCGCACGGACATGTCATCACTCGTGGACCTCGGATGCGGCACCGGCGTGTGCAGTGCGGCGTGGGCGCTGTTGCACGAGACGCCGCCGTTCATCACCGGTATTGACGCGCATCCCTGGGCGCTTGATGAGGCTCGCTGGAACTGGCGCACACTCGGCCTTCGGGGCCAGGCCACTCGCGGCGACCTGGTGGCGGCCGCCAGGAACCTGCTCAAGCAGAGCGACGCGGTGCTCGCCAGGACTGGCGTGATCGCCGGATGGTCCATCAACGAATTGGCGAAGCCCGAACGCGCACAGTTGCTTGAGGCCATCGATCAACTGCTGGGTCGAGGCGTGACGCTGGTCATCCTCGAACCCCTGGCTCGTGGGGTCACGCCCTGGTGGGACGAGTGGGTGGAGCGCCTGGCACCTCGAGGGATTGTCTCGGGCGACGTCAAGACTGATACTGACCTGCCGGCACCGCTGGACTCCTTCAGCGACGCAGCGGGGTTTCGACAGAAGGGCTTGGGGGCCAGATGTTTGCACCGATGA
- a CDS encoding hydroxymethylglutaryl-CoA lyase, whose translation MATLPKTVTVVEVGPRDGLQNEAARISTTDKIAFVDRLSLAGLREIEVSAFVSPKWIPQLDDAEDVFAGITRKPGVRYSALVPNVNGLERAIGAGVTDIAIFLAASETFSQRNTNRSIDASFEAYRNVASMATTAGLRVRGYLSTAFGCPFEGDVPVERVVTLTQRLLDIGVFEVAVSDTIGVAHPGQVKAMLPRLLAAIPADRVALHFHDTRGMALANVLASLEFGITTFDSSAGGLGGCPYAPRATGNLATEDLVYMLNGLGIEPGIAIDAVSDAALALVPALGHALPSRYTQARPAR comes from the coding sequence GTGGCCACATTGCCGAAGACGGTGACGGTGGTGGAGGTGGGCCCGCGCGACGGCCTGCAGAATGAAGCCGCGCGAATCAGCACAACGGACAAGATCGCGTTTGTCGATCGACTCAGCCTTGCCGGCCTGCGCGAGATCGAAGTGTCGGCCTTCGTCAGCCCGAAATGGATTCCGCAGCTCGACGACGCAGAGGATGTCTTTGCGGGCATCACGCGGAAACCGGGCGTGAGGTATTCGGCGCTGGTCCCTAATGTGAATGGGCTGGAGCGCGCGATCGGGGCGGGCGTCACCGACATCGCGATCTTCCTTGCTGCCTCTGAGACATTCAGCCAGCGCAACACGAATCGATCGATCGACGCGTCGTTCGAGGCCTACCGCAACGTGGCCTCGATGGCCACAACCGCAGGCCTCCGGGTCAGGGGCTACCTCTCGACCGCATTCGGCTGCCCGTTTGAAGGAGACGTGCCTGTCGAACGCGTGGTGACGCTGACGCAGCGACTCCTCGACATCGGAGTCTTCGAAGTGGCGGTCAGCGACACGATCGGCGTGGCCCATCCCGGCCAAGTCAAGGCGATGCTGCCGCGTCTGCTTGCGGCCATTCCCGCCGACCGCGTCGCCCTGCACTTTCACGACACGCGCGGCATGGCGCTCGCCAACGTGCTGGCCTCGCTTGAGTTTGGCATCACCACGTTCGATTCGTCGGCCGGTGGCCTTGGCGGATGTCCGTACGCCCCGCGAGCCACGGGAAACCTCGCCACAGAAGATCTGGTCTACATGCTGAACGGCCTCGGCATCGAGCCGGGCATCGCCATCGACGCGGTCTCGGACGCAGCGCTGGCGCTCGTGCCGGCGTTGGGCCACGCCCTTCCCTCGCGTTATACCCAGGCGCGCCCCGCGCGATGA
- a CDS encoding acetyl-CoA carboxylase biotin carboxylase subunit — translation MIRRVLIANRGEIAVRIIRACRELGIETVAVYSEADAGAPHVMAAHDAVCIGPAAASASYLRVPAILDAAARTGADAIHPGYGFLSENAGFARACEERGLTFIGPSSSVIERMGSKTAAREAVSKAGVPVVPGDTPTGQGAEAVLASIAKVGYPALLKASAGGGGKGMRIVRTEAESAEAIDAARREAERSFADGTLYVERLIDRPRHIEVQVMADQHGSTVHLFERDCTLQRRHQKVIEEAPGPTMTPALRERMTRAAVAAAAAVGYVNAGTIEFLLSGEDFYFLEMNTRLQVEHPVTEMLTGLDLVRAQLLVASGEPLPFRQDDVTMRGAAVECRVYAEDPFANFLPQAGPLLRYREPQGPGIRVDAGVTEGQHISVHYDPMIAKVITSGETRDAAWARAALALRSFEILGIRHNISFLLALLHNPEVRAGRTHTRFIEEHLAEFTAPPADNDMHAQVALAAMLSLTGAAKPAVAEGRVSGGVDPWSSLGKVAW, via the coding sequence ATGATTCGCCGGGTCCTCATCGCCAATCGGGGTGAAATCGCCGTCCGCATCATTCGCGCTTGCCGCGAACTGGGCATCGAGACCGTCGCGGTCTACTCGGAAGCCGACGCCGGAGCCCCGCACGTGATGGCCGCGCACGATGCGGTGTGCATCGGTCCGGCCGCAGCATCAGCCAGTTACCTGCGCGTCCCGGCCATTCTGGACGCCGCCGCCCGGACGGGCGCCGACGCCATTCATCCCGGTTACGGCTTCCTCTCTGAAAACGCCGGCTTCGCTCGCGCGTGTGAAGAACGCGGCCTCACCTTCATCGGGCCATCGTCATCGGTCATCGAGCGCATGGGCTCCAAGACAGCGGCCCGGGAAGCCGTGTCGAAAGCCGGCGTGCCGGTGGTGCCCGGAGACACGCCAACCGGTCAAGGCGCGGAGGCCGTTCTCGCATCGATCGCGAAGGTGGGATATCCGGCACTGCTCAAGGCCTCTGCCGGCGGCGGGGGCAAGGGCATGCGAATCGTCCGCACCGAGGCAGAAAGCGCGGAGGCGATTGATGCGGCCCGCCGTGAAGCCGAACGCTCTTTCGCCGACGGCACGCTCTACGTCGAACGATTGATCGATCGGCCGAGGCATATCGAAGTGCAGGTCATGGCCGACCAGCACGGTTCCACCGTGCATCTGTTCGAACGCGACTGCACACTGCAACGCCGGCATCAGAAAGTGATCGAAGAAGCGCCGGGTCCCACCATGACGCCCGCACTGCGCGAGCGCATGACGCGTGCAGCGGTGGCTGCCGCCGCCGCGGTGGGCTACGTCAACGCGGGCACGATCGAGTTTCTGCTATCGGGTGAGGACTTCTATTTCCTCGAGATGAATACGCGGCTGCAGGTGGAGCATCCGGTCACCGAAATGCTGACGGGCCTCGACCTGGTGCGCGCGCAGCTACTGGTGGCCTCCGGTGAGCCGCTCCCCTTCAGGCAAGACGATGTGACGATGCGGGGCGCCGCGGTGGAGTGCCGCGTCTACGCCGAAGACCCGTTTGCGAACTTCCTGCCACAGGCGGGGCCACTCCTCCGCTACCGCGAGCCCCAGGGGCCCGGCATTCGCGTGGATGCCGGCGTAACCGAAGGCCAGCACATCTCCGTCCACTACGACCCGATGATCGCCAAGGTCATCACGTCTGGAGAGACCCGCGACGCCGCGTGGGCGCGAGCCGCACTCGCGCTGCGGTCCTTTGAGATTCTCGGCATTCGCCACAACATCTCGTTCCTGCTGGCGCTGCTCCACAATCCCGAGGTGCGCGCCGGCCGCACACACACGCGCTTCATCGAAGAACATCTGGCTGAATTTACGGCGCCGCCCGCTGACAACGACATGCACGCGCAAGTGGCTCTGGCCGCGATGCTGTCTCTCACTGGCGCTGCGAAGCCTGCGGTGGCCGAGGGTCGCGTGTCGGGTGGCGTTGATCCGTGGTCGTCGCTTGGAAAGGTGGCGTGGTAG
- a CDS encoding enoyl-CoA hydratase/isomerase family protein — protein MSTLLVSPGPVTTVTLNRPTVRNAFNEELIHDLSEWAASVPTDGSVRVVVLRGAGASFCAGADLQWMSKMAGYSREENLADARVAAAMFLALDSLPVPVIGRIHGAALGGGAGLAAVCDVVVAADTAMFGFTEVVLGILPAMISPYVVRKIGLSAARELCLSGARFSATRAHQIGLVHDVVSEDRLDLTVDRHVAQFLKAGPGAVAATKRLLSQVAGHAPADVMDQTVDAIATQRVSAEGQEGMQAFLQKRPASWQA, from the coding sequence ATGTCGACACTTCTCGTCTCGCCAGGTCCCGTCACCACGGTGACGCTGAACCGGCCCACCGTGCGCAATGCGTTCAACGAAGAGCTGATTCACGACTTGTCCGAGTGGGCCGCGAGTGTGCCCACCGACGGGTCGGTGCGTGTGGTCGTGCTGCGAGGCGCCGGCGCGTCGTTCTGCGCGGGGGCCGACCTGCAATGGATGTCGAAGATGGCTGGCTATTCTCGCGAAGAGAATCTCGCCGATGCGCGAGTGGCTGCGGCGATGTTCCTGGCGCTCGACAGCTTGCCCGTCCCGGTCATCGGCCGCATCCATGGAGCCGCACTGGGCGGCGGCGCGGGCCTGGCGGCCGTCTGCGATGTGGTCGTGGCTGCTGATACGGCCATGTTCGGATTCACTGAAGTGGTGCTCGGCATTCTGCCGGCGATGATCTCCCCCTACGTGGTCCGGAAGATTGGACTTTCGGCGGCCCGCGAGTTGTGCCTCAGTGGCGCGCGGTTCTCGGCAACGCGAGCTCACCAGATTGGCCTGGTCCACGACGTGGTCAGCGAAGACCGGCTCGATCTCACGGTGGACCGGCACGTCGCGCAGTTCCTGAAGGCCGGTCCGGGCGCCGTCGCCGCCACCAAGCGCCTGCTCAGCCAAGTGGCCGGCCATGCTCCGGCGGATGTCATGGACCAGACCGTGGACGCGATTGCGACGCAGCGTGTGTCAGCCGAAGGCCAGGAAGGCATGCAGGCATTCCTCCAGAAGCGGCCCGCGTCGTGGCAGGCATGA
- a CDS encoding methylcrotonoyl-CoA carboxylase, which translates to MEPLTSLIKTTAPEYVANRDRMLALLEQLKSRMAQVGEGGGPRYVARHREQGKLPVRERIEKLLDPGTPFLELSALAAWDLYDNEAPSAGVVTGIGRVSGRDVMIIANDATVKGGTYLPLTVKKHLRAQQVALENRLACVYLVDSGGAFLPLQAEVFPDRDHFGRIFFNQARMSAERIPQIAIVMGSCTAGGAYVPAMSDETVIVKGTGTIFLGGPPLVKAATGEEVSAEDLGGADVHTRLSGVADYLAEDDEHALELARTIVSTLHTTKHLPLDMTTPEAPRYDPQELYGVVNIDPRHPYDVREVLARMVDGSRFDEFKARYATTVVTGFARLHGFLVGIVANNGVLFSESALKVTHFVQMCNLRGIPLVFLQNITGFMVGQQYERGGIAKDGAKMVHAVANSVVPKFTVVIGGSFGAGNYGMCGRAYEPRLLWMWPNSRISVMGGEQAASVLATVKKDQLAREGTAFSAEDEAALKAPILQKYDTEGSPYYSTARLWDDGVLDPARTRDALGLGLSAACNAPIADARFGIFRM; encoded by the coding sequence ATGGAACCGCTCACCAGCCTGATCAAAACCACTGCGCCCGAGTACGTGGCCAATCGCGATCGGATGCTGGCGCTGCTCGAACAACTCAAGTCGCGAATGGCCCAGGTTGGCGAAGGCGGCGGTCCCCGATATGTCGCCAGACACCGGGAACAGGGCAAGCTCCCGGTTCGCGAACGCATCGAGAAACTGCTGGACCCGGGTACGCCATTTCTGGAGCTCTCGGCGCTTGCCGCGTGGGACCTTTACGACAACGAAGCCCCCTCCGCCGGGGTCGTCACGGGCATCGGACGGGTGTCTGGACGCGACGTGATGATCATCGCCAACGACGCCACCGTCAAAGGCGGCACGTACCTGCCGCTGACGGTCAAGAAACATCTCCGTGCCCAGCAGGTGGCGCTCGAAAATCGCCTGGCCTGTGTCTACCTGGTTGACTCGGGCGGCGCGTTCCTTCCGTTGCAGGCCGAGGTCTTCCCCGACCGCGATCACTTCGGGCGCATCTTCTTCAATCAAGCGCGAATGTCGGCTGAACGGATCCCGCAAATCGCCATCGTCATGGGCTCCTGCACGGCCGGTGGCGCCTACGTCCCTGCGATGTCCGACGAAACGGTCATCGTAAAAGGCACCGGCACCATTTTCCTGGGCGGGCCGCCGCTCGTGAAGGCGGCCACCGGCGAAGAAGTGTCGGCCGAGGATCTGGGAGGCGCCGACGTGCACACGCGCCTCTCCGGCGTGGCCGACTATCTCGCTGAAGATGACGAGCATGCGCTGGAACTGGCGCGCACGATCGTCTCGACGCTCCACACCACCAAACACCTGCCGCTCGACATGACCACACCGGAAGCGCCGCGGTACGATCCGCAGGAACTGTACGGCGTGGTCAACATCGACCCCAGGCACCCGTACGACGTGCGTGAAGTGCTGGCGCGCATGGTGGATGGCTCGCGCTTTGATGAGTTCAAGGCGCGCTACGCCACAACCGTGGTCACCGGCTTCGCGAGGCTCCACGGATTCCTGGTGGGCATCGTGGCCAACAACGGCGTGCTCTTCTCGGAGTCGGCGCTGAAAGTCACGCACTTCGTCCAGATGTGCAACCTGCGTGGCATTCCGCTCGTGTTCCTGCAGAACATCACCGGCTTCATGGTGGGCCAGCAGTACGAACGCGGCGGCATCGCCAAGGACGGCGCCAAGATGGTGCACGCGGTGGCCAACTCCGTGGTGCCGAAGTTCACAGTGGTCATCGGTGGCTCGTTTGGCGCCGGCAACTACGGCATGTGTGGGCGTGCGTATGAACCGCGGCTGCTGTGGATGTGGCCCAACAGCCGCATCTCGGTGATGGGCGGTGAGCAGGCGGCATCGGTGCTCGCGACTGTCAAGAAGGATCAACTCGCCCGTGAAGGCACGGCGTTCAGCGCCGAAGACGAAGCCGCCCTCAAGGCGCCAATTCTGCAGAAGTACGACACCGAAGGGTCGCCCTACTATTCCACCGCCCGGCTGTGGGACGACGGGGTGCTGGACCCGGCACGTACGCGCGACGCGCTGGGGCTGGGGCTGTCGGCTGCGTGCAACGCGCCAATTGCGGACGCGCGGTTCGGCATCTTCAGGATGTGA
- a CDS encoding YtxH domain-containing protein: protein MSDRTSILLGALAGAVVGGCMGYLFFTEDGRRLREDLEPRLADLATEIDRARSMVKNARADVSPFGRS from the coding sequence GTGAGTGACCGTACCTCCATCTTGCTCGGCGCCCTGGCGGGCGCCGTCGTGGGCGGCTGCATGGGCTACCTGTTCTTCACCGAGGATGGGCGCCGGCTTCGTGAAGACCTTGAACCCCGACTCGCGGACCTGGCGACCGAAATTGACCGCGCCCGGTCCATGGTGAAGAACGCGCGCGCGGATGTCTCCCCCTTCGGACGCTCGTAG
- a CDS encoding YihY/virulence factor BrkB family protein, producing MSPPSDARSTGAPPETAGPPRPVRTARRLGRRLARSLTIGVQAAGRGVVEFFNSENLTFSASIAYYALLSLFPFSLLVLSVLGQLAMSEGGSTLLQLLTRAMPARVEFLAQIEALGPRALQLGVMGTLVMLWAAMGVFGAITSAVNHAWGVEKPRGFWHHKLFTLLMLLTAGVLMVVALVIVGALQVSETGWFNTLSARWPLVGWVEGVVVRNAPMPLFMMVVGLIYYYAPNAEVRLRDVWVGALLAGLLWRGAFALFTWYLRDLSRFNVDGSVATVIAFLTWVYFSAAILLYGAEVSAAYARLRKQIPQTEPAAPEREPVA from the coding sequence ATGTCTCCCCCTTCGGACGCTCGTAGCACCGGCGCACCGCCCGAGACGGCCGGGCCGCCCAGGCCCGTTCGCACGGCCAGGCGGCTGGGCCGGCGACTGGCGCGCAGCCTCACGATCGGCGTGCAGGCCGCCGGGCGAGGCGTCGTGGAGTTCTTCAACAGCGAGAACCTGACGTTCTCGGCCTCGATTGCGTACTACGCGCTCTTGTCACTTTTCCCGTTTTCACTGCTGGTGCTGTCGGTGCTTGGTCAGCTCGCGATGAGCGAGGGGGGATCGACACTGCTGCAGCTGCTGACGCGGGCGATGCCCGCCCGTGTGGAGTTCCTGGCGCAGATCGAGGCCCTGGGCCCGCGCGCCCTGCAACTGGGCGTGATGGGAACACTGGTGATGCTGTGGGCGGCCATGGGAGTCTTTGGCGCCATCACCTCCGCCGTGAATCATGCCTGGGGTGTGGAGAAGCCACGCGGATTCTGGCACCACAAACTGTTTACGCTCCTGATGCTTCTCACCGCCGGCGTCCTGATGGTTGTCGCCCTTGTCATCGTGGGAGCCCTTCAGGTGAGCGAGACCGGATGGTTCAACACCTTGTCGGCGAGATGGCCGCTGGTGGGATGGGTGGAGGGCGTGGTGGTGCGCAATGCGCCGATGCCTCTGTTCATGATGGTCGTGGGGCTGATCTACTACTACGCTCCCAACGCGGAGGTGCGTCTGAGAGACGTCTGGGTCGGTGCGTTGCTGGCCGGCCTGCTCTGGCGCGGGGCATTTGCGCTGTTCACGTGGTACCTGCGGGACTTGTCGCGCTTCAACGTTGATGGGTCGGTAGCCACGGTAATCGCATTCCTGACCTGGGTGTACTTCTCGGCGGCGATACTGCTGTACGGCGCGGAAGTGTCTGCCGCGTATGCGCGCCTGCGGAAGCAGATTCCACAAACAGAACCGGCCGCGCCCGAGCGTGAGCCGGTCGCCTGA
- a CDS encoding thioredoxin domain-containing protein, which produces MANRLQHERSPYLLQHANNPVDWYPWGDAAFARARDENKPIFLSIGYSTCHWCHVMEHESFEDESIAAQLNRDFISIKVDREERPDIDRVYMTFVQATTGAGGWPMTVFLTPDLHPFFGGTYFPPTSRWGRPGFSEVLTHLATAWKDDPAKVRTAAAGLLTQLRETVASAALPTVVPVAPVSAVTEGVSHFTKAYDRRNGGFGGAPKFPRPSELLFLLDAWALTHVHEARQMTVDTLRAMALGGIHDHLGGGFHRYSVDAEWRVPHFEKMLYDQSQLVLANLAASQASGDPFYASVAEDTLDYVRHDLTASDGAFYSAEDADSLVPGGDVKSEGAFYVFATSEIDRLFQADAPIVRRRLGLEDAGNAPSDPHGEFRGLNIPYVAQSVDEIAARTGRSAEEVLQVLADMRGRMYEARSDRPRPHLDDKVITAWNGLMIGAFARTARVLVDSPRRDEWRESAVRAARSLKRTVWNDTGRTLQRRFRAGEAAVDAFCEDYACLAHGLIELFQATGDAEWLDWALTLTEVQTQKFWDETDGGWFSTTGEDPSVLLRLKEDYDGAEPAAASVTVRNLMVLAHLTGDHTFMDRAKRSLERYGTELGRVARVMPYMVSNLAAWHARASQIVIVGAPGEYRLALERVVAGRYLPFAVQLTLTPGAGQDALAGRLPWLAAMTPVDSRAAAYVCADFACQRPVTTAAELERLLDDLAAPSRVIL; this is translated from the coding sequence ATGGCAAACCGTCTTCAGCACGAACGCAGTCCCTATCTGCTTCAGCACGCAAACAATCCCGTGGACTGGTATCCCTGGGGCGATGCCGCGTTTGCCCGAGCGCGCGACGAAAACAAACCCATCTTCCTCTCGATTGGCTATTCGACGTGTCATTGGTGTCACGTGATGGAGCACGAGTCGTTCGAGGATGAGTCGATCGCGGCGCAGCTCAATCGCGACTTCATTTCCATCAAGGTTGACCGCGAAGAACGTCCCGACATCGATCGCGTCTACATGACCTTTGTGCAGGCCACGACCGGCGCGGGCGGGTGGCCGATGACGGTGTTCCTGACGCCCGACCTGCATCCCTTTTTCGGCGGCACGTATTTTCCGCCGACGTCGCGATGGGGCCGGCCGGGATTCAGCGAAGTGCTCACGCACCTGGCCACCGCGTGGAAAGACGACCCGGCCAAGGTGCGAACAGCGGCCGCGGGACTGCTGACGCAGTTGCGCGAGACCGTCGCGTCTGCCGCGCTGCCAACCGTGGTGCCCGTCGCGCCGGTGTCGGCCGTGACCGAGGGCGTCAGCCATTTCACCAAGGCCTACGATCGGCGCAACGGCGGTTTCGGCGGTGCGCCGAAGTTCCCCAGACCGTCGGAACTCCTGTTCCTGCTCGACGCCTGGGCACTCACGCACGTTCACGAAGCGCGGCAGATGACGGTGGATACGTTGCGGGCGATGGCGCTTGGCGGCATTCACGATCATCTGGGCGGCGGCTTCCATCGGTACTCCGTGGACGCCGAGTGGCGTGTGCCGCATTTCGAGAAGATGCTCTACGACCAGTCGCAGCTGGTGCTCGCGAACCTGGCCGCGTCGCAGGCGAGTGGTGACCCGTTTTACGCCTCGGTGGCCGAGGACACGCTCGACTACGTGCGGCACGACCTCACGGCGTCGGACGGCGCGTTTTATTCCGCCGAAGACGCCGACTCGCTGGTGCCGGGCGGTGACGTCAAAAGTGAGGGCGCCTTCTACGTGTTCGCGACGTCAGAGATCGATCGCCTCTTCCAGGCCGATGCCCCGATCGTGCGTCGCAGGCTTGGGTTGGAAGATGCGGGCAATGCGCCGTCCGACCCGCACGGCGAGTTTCGCGGTCTCAACATTCCCTATGTGGCGCAGTCGGTGGATGAGATTGCGGCACGAACAGGCCGCAGCGCCGAGGAGGTGCTGCAGGTGCTGGCCGACATGCGGGGGCGGATGTACGAGGCCCGCAGTGACAGGCCCCGCCCGCACCTCGATGACAAAGTCATCACGGCCTGGAACGGATTGATGATTGGCGCGTTTGCCCGGACGGCCCGGGTCCTGGTGGACAGCCCACGCCGCGATGAGTGGCGCGAGTCGGCGGTGCGTGCGGCGCGCAGCCTGAAGCGCACGGTCTGGAACGACACGGGCCGCACGCTCCAGCGCAGGTTTCGCGCTGGCGAGGCGGCGGTGGACGCCTTCTGCGAAGACTACGCGTGTCTCGCTCATGGGTTGATCGAACTGTTCCAGGCCACCGGCGACGCCGAGTGGCTCGACTGGGCGCTGACCCTGACCGAGGTGCAGACCCAAAAGTTCTGGGACGAGACCGATGGCGGCTGGTTCAGCACCACCGGCGAAGACCCATCGGTGCTTCTGCGGCTCAAGGAAGACTATGACGGCGCCGAACCCGCCGCCGCGTCCGTCACCGTGCGCAACCTCATGGTGCTGGCGCATCTGACCGGCGACCACACGTTCATGGACCGCGCGAAGCGCTCACTCGAGCGTTACGGCACCGAACTGGGCCGCGTCGCACGCGTGATGCCCTACATGGTGTCGAACCTGGCGGCCTGGCACGCACGGGCGTCTCAGATCGTGATTGTCGGCGCGCCCGGTGAGTACCGGCTCGCGCTCGAACGCGTGGTGGCCGGGCGCTATCTGCCCTTCGCCGTGCAACTCACGCTCACGCCCGGGGCAGGGCAGGACGCACTCGCGGGGCGCTTACCGTGGCTCGCGGCGATGACGCCTGTGGACAGCCGCGCGGCTGCCTACGTCTGTGCTGACTTCGCTTGCCAGCGGCCCGTGACCACCGCTGCAGAGCTCGAACGCCTGCTCGACGACCTCGCGGCGCCCAGTCGCGTCATTCTGTAG